One stretch of Vulpes lagopus strain Blue_001 chromosome 12, ASM1834538v1, whole genome shotgun sequence DNA includes these proteins:
- the GPR21 gene encoding probable G-protein coupled receptor 21, translating into MNSTLDGNQSSHPFCLLTFGYLETVDFCLLEVLIIVFLTVLIISGNIIVIFVFHCAPLLNHHTTSYFIQTMAYADLLVGVSCLVPSLSLLHYPLPVKESLTCQVFGFVVSVLKSVSMASLACISIDRYIAITKPLTYNTLVTPWRLRLCIFLIWLYSTLVFLPSFFHWGKPGYHGDVFQWCAESWHTDPYFTLFIVVMLYAPAALIVCFTYFNIFRICQQHTKEISERQARFSSQSGETGEVQTCPDKRYAMVLFRITSVFYILWLPYIIYFLLESSTGHSNRFVSFLTTWLAISNSFCNCVIYSLSNSVFQRGLKRLSGAMCTSCASQTIAKDPYTLRGKDPLNGCHI; encoded by the coding sequence ATGAACTCTACCTTGGATGGTAATCAGAGCAGCCACCCTTTTTGCCTCTTGACGTTTGGCTATTTGGAAACTGTCGATTTTTGCCTTTTGGAAGTATTGATTATTGTCTTTCTCACTGTATTGATTATTTCTGGCAACATTATTGTGATTTTTGTATTTCACTGTGCACCTTTGTTGAACCACCATACTACAAGTTACTTTATTCAGACTATGGCGTATGCTGACCTCTTGGTTGGAGTCAGCTGCCTAGTCCCTTCTTTATCACTCCTCCACTACCCTCTTCCAGTTAAGGAGTCTTTGACTTGCCAGGTATTCGGTTTTGTAGTATCAGTTCTGAAGAGTGTCTCCATGGCCTCTCTGGCCTGTATCAGCATTGATAGATATATTGCCATCACCAAACCTTTAACCTATAATACCCTGGTTACACCTTGGAGACTCCGCCTGTGTATTTTCCTGATTTGGCTATATTCCACCCTggtcttcctgccttcctttttcCACTGGGGCAAACCTGGATATCATGGAGATGTGTTTCAGTGGTGTGCAGAGTCCTGGCACACTGACCCCTACTTCACCCTGTTCATCGTAGTGATGTTGTATGCCCCAGCAGCCCTCATTGTGTGCTTCACCTATTTCAACATCTTCCGCATTTGCCAACAGCACACAAAGGAGATCAGCGAAAGGCAAGCCCGCTTCAGCAGCCAGAGTGGGGAGACTGGGGAGGTGCAGACCTGTCCCGATAAGCGCTATGCCATGGTCCTATTCCGAATTACTAGTGTATTTTACATCCTCTGGTTGCCATACATCATCTACTTCTTGTTGGAGAGCTCCACTGGCCACAGCAACCGCTTTGTATCCTTCTTGACCACCTGGCTTGCTATTAGTAACAGTTTCTGCAACTGTGTCATTTATAGTCTCTCCAACAGTGTCTTCCAAAGGGGACTAAAGCGCCTCTCAGGGGCCATGTGTACTTCTTGTGCAAGTCAGACCATAGCTAAAGACCCTTATACACTTAGGGGTAAAGACCCCCTTAATGGATGCCATATCTGA